A genomic stretch from Sphingobacterium sp. ML3W includes:
- a CDS encoding NlpC/P60 family protein — translation MKNTLKFAILACASLIGTSHGHAQQADSTTYFKIKELQENVKREFAPDRRTKIVAIQKADIPQNQYILETTEKDAKFVLEQKAKEISANIQIQLLPDASVEGKTNGVIRLSVANMRTDPNNAAELTSQVLLGTQVDLLQKKSGEYRVRTPDGYIAWVPSSSIAVMDKTEIDSWRQADKLIYTNEFGKSYSEADEKSQRVSDLVYGDILKLTGQKGNFYTIAYPDGRKGYIKKAESLTLKNWLDTRTPTAENIIASAKTMLGLPYLWGGTSVKGVDCSGFTKTSFFMNGFVIPRDASQQVLAGEKIDILDNEGHFDASKALKNLKPADLLFFAAGKNNNPNARVTHVALYIGNGTFIHAAGLVRINSMLKDSPDYDDFQTRTVVAARRYLGAKDSAIQKIAENNYYINK, via the coding sequence ATGAAAAACACACTAAAATTCGCCATTTTAGCATGTGCAAGTCTTATTGGCACAAGTCATGGCCATGCACAGCAGGCAGATTCCACAACATATTTCAAAATCAAAGAATTGCAAGAAAACGTAAAACGTGAATTTGCACCTGATCGAAGAACGAAAATTGTGGCTATTCAAAAAGCGGATATCCCACAAAATCAATATATCCTCGAGACAACTGAAAAAGATGCGAAGTTCGTACTCGAACAAAAAGCGAAAGAAATATCCGCTAATATCCAAATCCAACTATTACCTGACGCAAGTGTCGAAGGTAAAACTAACGGCGTAATAAGACTTTCGGTTGCCAACATGCGTACCGATCCGAATAATGCTGCAGAATTGACAAGTCAGGTCTTACTGGGCACACAAGTAGATTTATTGCAGAAAAAAAGTGGTGAATACCGTGTACGGACACCCGACGGGTATATCGCATGGGTACCTAGCTCCTCAATAGCTGTAATGGATAAAACTGAAATTGACAGCTGGAGGCAAGCGGACAAGCTGATCTACACCAATGAATTTGGCAAATCCTATTCCGAAGCCGATGAGAAGAGCCAGCGGGTATCGGATTTAGTTTATGGCGACATCTTAAAATTAACAGGACAGAAAGGCAACTTTTATACGATTGCTTATCCCGATGGCCGAAAAGGATATATTAAAAAAGCTGAAAGTTTAACCTTAAAAAACTGGTTGGATACACGAACTCCTACTGCCGAAAATATTATCGCAAGCGCAAAAACGATGTTAGGACTGCCTTACTTATGGGGAGGAACATCCGTTAAAGGAGTCGATTGTAGCGGTTTTACCAAGACAAGTTTCTTTATGAATGGTTTTGTCATCCCTAGAGATGCATCGCAACAGGTACTGGCTGGCGAGAAGATAGACATTCTGGACAATGAGGGGCATTTCGATGCGAGCAAAGCACTCAAAAACCTTAAACCAGCAGATTTACTGTTCTTTGCTGCAGGTAAAAACAATAATCCCAACGCACGGGTAACCCATGTAGCCCTTTATATTGGTAATGGTACCTTTATTCACGCTGCAGGATTGGTCCGTATAAACAGTATGCTAAAAGATTCGCCAGATTACGACGACTTCCAAACACGTACTGTGGTAGCAGCCCGCCGTTACCTTGGAGCCAAGGATAGTGCAATTCAAAAAATCGCTGAAAACAATTATTATATCAATAAATAA
- a CDS encoding N(4)-(beta-N-acetylglucosaminyl)-L-asparaginase, translated as MSSRRNFIKQGFMAATAIGTLSAFDTKGLTIASSVKVKKYPIVISTWDFGIAANKAAWEILSKGGKALDAVEQGVRVPEADLENMTVGKGGYPDRDGHVTLDACIMDADGNCGAVAGMEKIGHPISVARLVMEKTPHVMLVGEGALQFALENGFQEENLLTPEGEKAWKEWLKEKKYKPVINIENKTFAAERLPGNQYNHDTIGMLALDANGNISGACTTSGMAFKMHGRVGDSPIIGAGLYVDNEVGGATSTGVGEEVIRNVGSFLVVELMRQGYSPEDACKEAVMRIVKKKPAIAKEIQVGFLAINKKGEYGAYALQEGFSYAVCDSKQQDLLIKGKHYY; from the coding sequence ATGAGTTCTAGACGTAATTTTATTAAGCAAGGTTTTATGGCTGCTACGGCTATAGGTACCTTGAGTGCATTCGATACAAAAGGGTTGACGATTGCATCTAGTGTCAAGGTGAAGAAATATCCTATCGTGATATCGACATGGGATTTTGGGATAGCGGCAAATAAAGCAGCATGGGAGATCTTGTCGAAAGGTGGGAAAGCTCTTGACGCTGTCGAGCAGGGTGTACGTGTACCTGAAGCGGATTTGGAGAATATGACTGTAGGTAAAGGGGGGTATCCGGATCGTGATGGACATGTGACCCTAGATGCCTGTATTATGGATGCTGATGGTAATTGTGGCGCTGTGGCTGGAATGGAAAAAATTGGTCATCCGATCTCCGTGGCCCGTCTGGTGATGGAGAAAACACCGCATGTCATGCTTGTTGGTGAAGGTGCATTGCAATTTGCATTGGAAAATGGTTTTCAAGAAGAGAATTTATTGACGCCAGAAGGGGAGAAAGCTTGGAAAGAATGGTTAAAGGAGAAGAAATACAAACCTGTCATTAATATTGAAAATAAAACTTTTGCTGCGGAGCGCTTACCCGGCAATCAATACAATCACGATACAATTGGTATGTTAGCCTTGGATGCCAACGGAAATATCTCTGGGGCCTGTACGACCAGCGGAATGGCATTTAAGATGCATGGCCGGGTAGGGGATAGTCCGATTATTGGGGCAGGACTCTATGTGGATAATGAAGTTGGTGGGGCTACCTCGACCGGTGTCGGTGAAGAGGTTATTCGAAATGTTGGTAGCTTTTTGGTAGTCGAATTAATGCGCCAGGGTTATTCGCCTGAAGATGCCTGCAAGGAAGCCGTGATGCGTATTGTGAAGAAAAAGCCCGCAATTGCCAAAGAGATACAAGTTGGATTTCTGGCGATCAATAAAAAAGGGGAGTATGGAGCTTATGCATTGCAAGAGGGATTCTCTTACGCCGTTTGCGACAGCAAACAGCAGGATCTATTGATCAAAGGAAAACACTATTATTAG
- the msrA gene encoding peptide-methionine (S)-S-oxide reductase MsrA has protein sequence MKATFGGGCFWCTEVIFQNTEGVTSVLPGYMGGHIDHPTYEQVCTGTTDHVEVVELEYDDELVNYEDLLKIFFKTHNPTTLNRQGNDVGTQYRSVVFYHNEEQEILAKNFIDELENEDIYEDPIVTAVEPASTFWLAENYHHNYFNDHPENPFCSVVIAPKLQKFLKEFKA, from the coding sequence ATGAAAGCAACATTTGGAGGTGGATGTTTTTGGTGTACGGAAGTGATTTTCCAGAATACCGAGGGAGTGACATCCGTATTGCCTGGGTATATGGGAGGTCATATAGACCATCCTACTTATGAGCAGGTCTGTACAGGTACAACCGATCACGTAGAAGTGGTGGAGTTGGAGTATGATGATGAGTTGGTCAATTATGAGGATCTGTTGAAAATTTTCTTTAAGACACATAATCCGACAACATTGAACCGTCAGGGTAATGATGTGGGTACGCAGTATCGTTCTGTGGTCTTCTATCATAATGAAGAACAGGAGATCCTAGCGAAAAACTTTATTGATGAATTGGAAAACGAGGATATCTATGAAGATCCAATTGTAACAGCGGTAGAACCGGCATCAACATTTTGGCTTGCTGAAAATTATCATCATAATTATTTTAATGATCATCCTGAGAACCCATTTTGTTCAGTGGTCATTGCGCCGAAACTCCAAAAATTCCTAAAAGAATTTAAAGCCTAA
- a CDS encoding DNA gyrase/topoisomerase IV subunit A, translating to MSDETNFPTEDNQEELGSGKTEGGSQTIPLSGLYENWFLDYASYVILDRAVPHINDGLKPVQRRILHSLKEMDDGRYNKAANVIGNTMKYHPHGDASIGDAMVQLGQKDLLIDCQGNWGFPITGDSAAAPRYIEGRLSKFANEVVFNPETTEWQQSYDGRNREPVTLPVKFPLLLAQGAEGIAVGLATKIMPHNFIELIDGSIQVLNGERPNILPDFPTGGMADVSNYNEGQRGGKIRVRAKIEERDKKTLAITEIPFGTTTGGLIESVVTANEKGKIKIKKIEDNTAGNVEIIVHLAPGISPDVTIDALYAFTACEVSISPNTCVIKDEKPHFMSVNDILIENTKNTKNLLKLELEIRLNDLQEKIFFNSLLKIFIQEGMYKHADYENAGDFDTVVQVLNRLFEPFFDQFYREILPEDYKKLIDKPMSSITRFDVKKSDETMKTLENEIKEVKRHLRQLTEYAIAWYEKLREKYSKDRERKTELRIFDKVEATQVALANAKLYVNREEGFIGSGMKKDEFVCDCSDIDDIIVFREDGKYVVSKIQDKVFVGKGIIHVAVFKKGDERTIYNAIYKEGETGTSYIKRFSVVGVTRDKEYDVSKGSKGSKVLYFTANPNGEAEVVNIQLKPHTKLRKLNFDMDFAEIAIKGRASQGNIVSKYPVKKIAFKSSGISTLAGRKIWYDAIMKRLNADERGQYLGEFDGDDKILVVLSDGSYELSNFDLSNHFDEKMIRIEKFYPEHVYTVVHQDGKSGTYFVKRFKFDDQPIGKRISFINEEPGSKLVLMSNAAEPTVKLDILKGKSQTEETLEQPLTEIIDVKGIKAQGNRLSFHTVQSVALITVDEDLSEKGKKKTEVASVDEETKSDETKAEVSTAETATDASNDKKEDDIKLEITNPDDIQIDDKGQMEMF from the coding sequence ATGAGTGACGAAACAAACTTCCCAACGGAAGATAATCAAGAAGAATTAGGATCAGGAAAAACAGAGGGCGGAAGTCAGACAATACCTTTATCTGGACTGTACGAGAACTGGTTTTTGGATTATGCGTCCTATGTTATCTTGGATAGAGCTGTACCCCATATAAATGACGGCTTGAAACCCGTGCAACGCCGTATCCTTCATTCCCTAAAGGAAATGGATGACGGACGATATAATAAGGCCGCCAATGTTATTGGTAATACCATGAAGTACCACCCCCATGGAGATGCTTCCATTGGAGATGCCATGGTACAACTGGGACAAAAAGATCTATTGATTGACTGTCAAGGTAACTGGGGGTTCCCCATTACTGGTGATTCGGCGGCAGCACCACGTTATATTGAGGGACGACTTTCTAAATTTGCGAATGAAGTTGTCTTCAATCCCGAAACGACGGAATGGCAACAGAGTTACGATGGACGTAACCGTGAGCCAGTCACTTTACCTGTTAAATTCCCATTGCTTCTGGCCCAGGGAGCAGAAGGTATTGCTGTAGGTTTAGCGACCAAGATTATGCCGCACAACTTTATTGAACTCATTGACGGCTCAATTCAGGTACTCAACGGCGAACGCCCGAATATCCTTCCCGATTTTCCGACAGGAGGTATGGCCGATGTATCCAACTATAACGAAGGACAACGTGGTGGAAAAATCCGTGTGCGTGCTAAAATCGAGGAGCGAGATAAAAAGACTTTGGCAATTACCGAGATCCCTTTTGGTACCACCACAGGCGGGCTCATCGAAAGTGTCGTCACGGCGAATGAAAAAGGTAAAATCAAAATCAAGAAAATCGAAGACAACACAGCTGGAAATGTTGAAATCATCGTGCATTTAGCACCGGGAATATCTCCTGATGTTACAATCGATGCACTGTATGCATTCACAGCCTGTGAGGTTTCCATTTCGCCAAACACCTGTGTCATCAAGGATGAGAAACCTCATTTTATGAGTGTCAATGATATCTTGATTGAGAACACCAAAAACACTAAAAATCTATTGAAGTTAGAACTGGAGATCCGTCTAAACGACCTCCAAGAAAAAATATTCTTCAATAGCTTATTAAAGATATTCATCCAAGAAGGGATGTATAAGCATGCCGATTATGAAAATGCCGGTGACTTTGACACTGTAGTGCAAGTTTTAAATCGCTTGTTTGAGCCATTCTTTGATCAGTTTTATCGTGAGATTCTTCCTGAAGACTATAAGAAATTGATCGATAAACCGATGAGCAGCATTACACGTTTCGATGTAAAAAAATCAGACGAAACGATGAAGACGCTTGAAAATGAAATTAAAGAAGTTAAGCGTCATTTGCGTCAGTTGACCGAATATGCTATTGCCTGGTATGAAAAACTGCGTGAAAAATACAGCAAAGATCGTGAGCGCAAAACAGAATTACGCATCTTTGATAAGGTTGAGGCAACGCAAGTTGCATTAGCTAACGCCAAACTATATGTCAATCGTGAAGAAGGTTTCATCGGTTCAGGAATGAAGAAAGATGAGTTCGTATGCGATTGCTCGGATATAGACGATATCATTGTATTCCGCGAAGATGGCAAATATGTCGTCAGCAAAATCCAAGACAAAGTATTTGTTGGAAAAGGGATTATTCATGTGGCGGTCTTCAAAAAAGGTGACGAACGTACCATATATAATGCCATCTATAAAGAAGGCGAAACTGGTACAAGTTATATCAAACGTTTTTCTGTTGTTGGCGTTACGCGCGACAAGGAATACGACGTATCCAAAGGATCTAAAGGATCTAAAGTTTTATATTTCACTGCTAATCCAAACGGCGAAGCAGAAGTTGTCAATATACAACTCAAACCGCACACGAAATTACGGAAATTGAATTTCGACATGGATTTCGCTGAAATTGCCATTAAAGGTCGTGCATCCCAAGGAAATATTGTCTCCAAATACCCGGTCAAGAAAATCGCCTTTAAAAGCTCAGGTATTTCAACACTCGCAGGACGAAAAATTTGGTACGACGCCATTATGAAACGCTTAAATGCGGATGAACGTGGCCAATATTTAGGCGAATTTGATGGTGATGATAAAATATTGGTTGTACTTTCTGATGGCAGCTACGAGTTATCGAACTTCGACCTGAGCAACCACTTTGATGAGAAAATGATCCGTATTGAGAAATTCTATCCGGAACATGTTTATACCGTAGTACATCAAGATGGTAAGAGCGGCACCTATTTCGTCAAACGTTTTAAATTTGATGACCAACCTATTGGTAAACGCATTTCGTTTATCAATGAAGAACCCGGTTCAAAACTAGTTCTAATGAGCAATGCGGCTGAACCTACAGTCAAATTAGATATTCTAAAAGGCAAATCTCAAACGGAGGAAACGCTGGAACAACCATTGACTGAAATCATTGATGTCAAAGGCATAAAGGCGCAAGGTAATCGTCTTTCCTTCCATACCGTACAATCTGTAGCCTTAATTACAGTAGATGAGGATCTCAGTGAGAAAGGAAAGAAAAAAACAGAAGTAGCTTCTGTAGATGAAGAAACAAAATCCGATGAGACAAAGGCGGAGGTTTCAACAGCTGAAACAGCAACAGATGCATCCAATGACAAAAAAGAAGATGACATCAAATTAGAGATCACTAATCCTGACGACATCCAAATTGATGACAAAGGACAAATGGAAATGTTTTAA
- a CDS encoding GNAT family N-acetyltransferase, producing MEKYLPTLETERLIIRPINMDDKDYFFAMDSQTDVHTFLNKEPVQSIEEMEKVIALIQQQYEKYGIGRLGVIEKSSNQWIGWTGFKYIDELENGRIGFLDLGYRFRLESWGKGYATEAALACMQYYHEHLTHFELHAITHTENKGSRHVLEKVGFQVTEEFHFDHWDIRCFWYDLIEQNRSN from the coding sequence ATGGAAAAATACCTGCCGACATTAGAAACCGAACGTCTAATCATCCGTCCGATAAACATGGACGATAAGGACTATTTTTTTGCAATGGATTCGCAGACTGATGTACATACCTTTCTCAATAAAGAGCCAGTTCAATCCATTGAAGAAATGGAAAAAGTGATTGCTCTCATTCAGCAACAATATGAAAAATATGGTATTGGCCGGCTGGGAGTCATTGAAAAATCTAGCAATCAATGGATCGGTTGGACAGGATTTAAATATATTGATGAATTGGAGAATGGACGTATCGGATTTCTGGATCTCGGCTATCGTTTCAGGCTAGAATCCTGGGGCAAAGGATATGCTACTGAAGCGGCATTAGCCTGTATGCAGTATTATCATGAGCATCTGACTCATTTCGAACTTCATGCCATCACCCATACCGAAAACAAAGGATCACGACATGTATTGGAAAAAGTGGGTTTTCAGGTCACCGAAGAGTTTCATTTTGACCATTGGGATATCCGTTGTTTTTGGTATGACCTGATTGAACAGAACAGATCAAACTAA
- a CDS encoding ATP-binding cassette domain-containing protein, which yields MIELIHISKSFGQHQVLHEVTFTFEDGKVYGIVGENGAGKTTLFRCIAGLETALGKISANLQPLKNHLGYLTSDPYFLSKLTGEEYIYLLTDARGKSIKNLDDRNIFELPLKEYASSYSTGMKKKLALTATLLQDNSFYILDEPFNGIDLQSSIILTEIILRLKAMNKTILISSHIFSTLKDTCDEILVLEEGRISKSVKKEHFGDFEEEMKEKILKKDIDKLWL from the coding sequence ATGATCGAACTTATTCATATCAGTAAATCCTTTGGCCAGCATCAGGTCTTGCATGAGGTCACCTTTACTTTTGAGGATGGAAAGGTCTACGGTATCGTAGGCGAAAACGGTGCTGGAAAAACAACATTATTTCGTTGTATAGCAGGTTTGGAAACAGCCTTAGGAAAAATCAGCGCAAACCTACAACCACTTAAGAACCATCTGGGCTACCTTACATCAGATCCCTATTTCTTGTCAAAACTGACGGGCGAAGAGTATATCTACCTCCTTACTGACGCCCGTGGGAAAAGTATTAAAAACCTCGATGACAGAAATATCTTCGAACTACCATTAAAAGAGTATGCAAGTTCCTATTCTACAGGGATGAAAAAGAAACTGGCACTAACTGCAACCCTGCTCCAGGACAACAGTTTTTACATTCTGGATGAACCTTTTAACGGAATAGATCTACAAAGCAGTATTATCCTAACCGAAATTATACTGCGCCTAAAAGCCATGAACAAAACCATCTTGATCTCATCGCATATATTTTCCACATTAAAAGATACCTGTGATGAGATCTTGGTACTCGAAGAAGGTCGGATCAGTAAATCTGTCAAAAAAGAACATTTTGGTGATTTTGAAGAAGAAATGAAGGAAAAAATATTAAAAAAAGATATCGATAAACTGTGGCTTTAA